One Euphorbia lathyris chromosome 1, ddEupLath1.1, whole genome shotgun sequence DNA segment encodes these proteins:
- the LOC136208648 gene encoding chaperone protein ClpB3, chloroplastic, whose translation MAATTPASFAGGLTLCPSPPLQNNRNALFSTHFLSFPLKHSTVKSLQFRKSAAGYHRISRSRRSFLVRCVGDSTSSGRITQQEFTEMAWQGIVSSPDVAKDNKHQIVETEHLMKSLLEQKNGLARRIFLKVGVDNTRLLEATDKFIQRQPKVLGESAGSMLGRDLEALIQRAREYKKEYNDSFVSVEHLVLGYAQDTRFGKQLFKDFQISLPTLKSAVESIRGRQSVIDQDPEGKYEALEKYGKDLTAMARAGKLDPVIGRDDEIRRCIQILSRRTKNNPVLIGEPGVGKTAISEGLAQRIVQGDVPQALMNRKLISLDMGALIAGAKYRGEFEDRLKAVLKEVTDSDGHIILFIDEIHTVVGAGATNGAMDAGNLLKPMLGRGELRCIGATTLDEYRKYIEKDPALERRFQQVYVDQPTVEDTVSILRGLRERYELHHGVSISDSALVEAAILSDRYISGRFLPDKAIDLVDEAAAKLKMEITSKPTALDEIDRSVLKLEMEKLSLKNDTDRASKDRLNRLDAELSLLKTKQAELTEQWEHEKTVMTRIQSIKEEIDRVNLEIQQAEREYDLNRAAELKYGSLNSLQRQLEAAEKELDEYMKSGKSMLREEVTGDDIAEIVSKWTGIPLSKLKQSEREKLLHLEEELHKRVVGQDPAVTAVAEAIQRSRAGLSDPRRPIASFMFMGPTGVGKTELAKALASYMFNTEEALVRIDMSEYMEKHAVSRLIGAPPGYVGYEEGGQLTEIVRRRPYAVILFDEIEKAHGDVFNVFLQILDDGRVTDSQGRTVSFTNTVIIMTSNVGSQYILDTDDDMPKEVAYDSIKRRVMEAARSIFRPEFMNRVDEYIVFQPLDRAQINRIVRLQLARVQQRVADRKMKIQVTEAAVELLGNLGYDPNYGARPVKRVIQQHVENELAKGILRGEFKDEDIILVDTEVTAFSNGQLPQQKLVFKRLEVDADTKAAENQTVSQTF comes from the exons ATTACACAACAAGAATTCACGGAAATGGCATGGCAAGGGATCGTATCTTCTCCGGATGTGGCTAAAGATAATAAGCACCAGATAGTGGAGACTGAGCATTTGATGAAATCATTATTGGAGCAGAAGAATGGTCTTGCTCGTAGGATCTTTTTAAAAGTTGGGGTTGATAATACCCGTCTTTTAGAGGCTACTGATAAGTTCATCCAAAGGCAACCTAAG GTTCTTGGGGAATCCGCTGGTTCAATGTTAGGACGTGATTTGGAGGCTTTGATCCAGCGAGCCAGGGAATATAAGAAAGAATACAATGATTCATTTGTTTCTGTCGAGCATTTGGTTCTAGGATATGCTCAAGACACACGATTTGGGAAGCAGTTGTTTAAGGATTTTCAGATATCTCTGCCAACTCTGAAATCTGCAGTAGAATCAATAAGGGGACGCCAATCAGTTATAGATCAAG ATCCTGAAGGGAAGTATGAAGCATTGGAGAAATATGGAAAAGATTTGACAGCAATGGCAAGAGCAGGAAAGCTTGACCCTGTTATTGGGAGGGATGATGAGATTCGTAGATGTATCCAGATTCTTTCTAGGAGAACAAAGAACAATCCTGTGCTGATTGGTGAACCAGGTGTTGGGAAAACTGCAATTTCTGAAGG GCTTGCCCAGAGGATCGTGCAAGGGGATGTACCTCAAGCTCTGATGAACAGGAAG CTTATATCCCTTGACATGGGTGCACTTATTGCTGGGGCAAAATATCGAGGAGAATTTGAAGATAGACTGAAGGCTGTACTTAAGGAAGTTACTGACTCAGATGGTCATATTATCCTTTTCATTGATGAGATTCACACGGTTGTAGGGGCAG GTGCCACAAATGGTGCAATGGATGCGGGCAATCTCTTGAAGCCTATGCTTGGGCGGGGAGAGTTACGTTGTATTGGTGCAACAACATTGGATGAATACCGAAAATATATTGAGAAGGATCCTGCCTTGGAGCGTCGTTTCCAACAAGTTTACGTTGATCAACCAACTGTAGAAGATACAGTTTCCATACTCCGGGGACTGCGAGAAAGATATGAGCTGCATCATGGTGTGAGTATTTCCGACAGTGCACTCGTGGAAGCAGCAATTCTTTCTGACCGTTACATAAGTGGAAGATTTTTACCTGACAAAG CTATTGATCTAGTTGATGAAGCAGCTGCAAAGCTGAAGATGGAAATCACTTCAAAACCTACAGCCCTTGATGAAATTGACCGTTCCGTATTGAAACTGGAGATGGAGAAGCTCTCTCTTAAAAATGATACAGATAGAGCTTCAAAAGATAGGTTGAACCGTCTTGACGCTGAGTTATCTCTCTTAAAGACTAAACAAGCTGAACTGACAGAGCAATGGGAGCACGAGAAGACTGTCATGACACGCATTCAGTCAATTAAGGAAGAG ATTGACAGGGTAAACCTTGAGATTCAGCAGGCTGAGCGGGAGTATGATCTTAATCGTGCTGCTGAATTGAAGTATGGTAGCCTGAACTCTTTGCAACGCCAACTTGAAGCTGCTGAAAAAGAGTTGGATGAGTATatgaaatctggaaagtccatgCTGAGGGAAGAAGTCACAGGAGATGATATCGCAGAAATTGTCAGTAAATGGACTGGTATCCCTCTTTCCAAACTCAAGCAATCAGAAAGAGAGAAGCTGCTACATCTGGAGGAAGAGTTGCATAAACGTGTGGTGGGCCAGGATCCTGCTGTAACAGCAGTTGCTGAGGCAATTCAGAGATCTCGTGCTGGTCTCTCGGATCCTCGACGTCCAATAGCTAGTTTCATGTTCATGGGTCCAACTGGTGTTGGAAAAACCGAATTGGCCAAAGCATTAGCTTCCTACATGTTCAACACCGAAGAAGCCCTTGTAAGGATCGACATGAGTGAATACATGGAAAAGCATGCAGTTTCAAGGTTGATTGGTGCACCACCCGGTTATGTAGGGTATGAGGAGGGGGGACAGTTGACAGAGATAGTTCGTAGGAGGCCATACGCAGTTATTCTTTTCGATGAGATAGAAAAGGCCCATGGTGATGTGTTTAACGTCTTCCTTCAGATCTTAGATGATGGACGAGTGACTGATTCACAAGGTCGCACTGTTAGTTTTACTAACACAGTCATTATTATGACTTCCAATGTGGGTTCGCAATATATCCTGGACACCGATGATGACATGCCAAAGGAGGTGGCTTATGATTCTATCAAGCGGAGGGTGATGGAAGCTGCAAGATCAATATTTAGACCGGAGTTCATGAACAGGGTTGATGAATACATAGTTTTCCAGCCTCTGGATCGCGCTCAAATAAACAGGATTGTCAGATTACAG TTGGCACGTGTGCAACAAAGAGTTGCTGACCGGAAGATGAAGATACAGGTGACTGAAGCTGCCGTGGAGCTATTAGGAAATCTCGGGTATGATCCCAACTATGGAGCAAGACCAGTTAAGAGGGTGATTCAGCAACATGTTGAGAATGAACTTGCTAAAGGTATCTTAAGAGGAGAGTTTAAGGATGAGGATATCATTTTAGTAGACACAGAAGTTACAGCTTTTTCAAATGGGCAGCTTCCCCAGCAGAAGCTTGTCTTTAAGAGGCTTGAAGTTGATGCAGACACTAAAGCTGCAGAAAACCAAACTGTTTCCCAGACTTTCTag
- the LOC136208654 gene encoding pentatricopeptide repeat-containing protein At3g29290, producing MSFVHNSTLVPVMREVLGNSISGNFKPNGFAYQDSLYVSSTCGDRACRRSYNCGLCAISSMKMNRSIMRICEHNLASVSVKGYSWLRCVNMKIPKLSSIYSSSEMVNLVAVSNSVAGNTSVLVSEESEESDCIRKGNDEIDYSDNFMPPWGNLIDQDTDKGTEAESTLQPAVLSTNEDTINETRIHLLDERDEEELSRRILMLSRSSKVRSALELFRSMEYSGIQPNAHACNSLISCLLRKKLLDHAMSVFQFMMRNKISTGHTYTLVLKAVADIQGCDSSLDMFVKLGGFSRENNDFDVIVYNTMISVCGRINNWVETERIWRVMKEKDHHGTEVTYSLLISIFVRCCQNELALDAYREMDQNGIKLRGDTLQAVIGACTKEGKWELALNIFQHMLNRGLKPNRIACNALINSLGKSGEVKLAFKVFEIAKSLGHMPDTYTWNALLNGLYRANQYADAIQLFENIRREQSSQINEHLYNTALMSCQKLGLWDKAVQLLWQLEASELTVSTTSYNLVIGACEVARKPKVALQVYEHMAEQQCAPDTFTYLSIIRSCIWASLWDEVEEILVQVKPDVSLYNAVIHGMCLNGKVESAKKLYMKMRRRGLKPDGKTRALMLQNLRKFPVKRRRYYTRPRR from the exons ATGTCATTTGTTCATAACTCTACTTTGGTTCCAGTTATGAGAGAAGTACTGGGGAATTCAATTTCAGGTAATTTTAAACCGAATGGGTTCGCTTACCAAGATAGCTTGTATGTCTCTAGTACTTGTGGAGATAGAGCTTGTCGTAGAAGTTACAATTGCGGTTTATGTGCTATTTCGTCTATGAAAATGAATAGAAGTATTATGAGAATTTGCGAACATAATTTGGCATCCGTGTCCGTGAAAGGATATTCATGGCTTCGATGTGTAAATATGAAAATACCCAAATTGAGTTCTATCTACAGTTCCTCTGAGATGGTAAATCTGGTAGCTGTTTCAAATTCTGTTGCTGGTAATACATCTGTGTTGGTGTCTGAGGAAAGTGAAGAGAGTGATTGCATTAGAAAAGGAAATGATGAAATTGATTATTCTGATAATTTTATGCCTCCTTGGGGAAATTTGATAGACCAAGATACAGATAAAGGTACTGAAGCTGAAAGTACTCTCCAGCCTGCAGTGCTTTCGACGAATGAAGACACAATTAATGAAACTAGAATACATCTTTTAGATGAAAGGGATGAAGAGGAGTTATCAAGGAGGATTTTGATGCTCAGCAGATCCAGCAAGGTTAGAAGTGCACTAGAGCTGTTTCGGTCCATGGAGTACTCAGGTATTCAACCTAATGCCCATGCTTGTAACTCTCTAATCTCTTGCCTGTTGCGAAAGAAACTGCTCGACCACGCAATGAGTGTGTTTCAGTTCATGATGAGAAATAAGATCTCAACGGGACATACATATACCTTAGTACTAAAAGCAGTTGCGGATATTCAAGGTTGTGATTCTTCCCTTGATATGTTTGTCAAATTAGGGGGCTTTTCAAgagaaaataatgattttgatgtTATTGTTTACAACACAATGATATCAGTTTGTGGAAGAATCAACAATTGGGTTGAAACGGAGAGAATATGGAGAGTTATGAAAGAAAAAGATCATCATGGAACAGAAGTTACTTATTCGCTGTTAATTAGCATTTTCGTGCGTTGTTGCCAGAATGAGCTAGCACTTGATGCTTACAGGGAGATGGATCAAAACGGAATCAAATTAAGAGGTGATACATTACAGGCTGTAATTGGAGCATGTACGAAGGAGGGGAAATGGGAGCTCGCTCTAAACATTTTCCAACATATGTTAAATCGTGGCCTGAAGCCAAATCGGATTGCTTGCAATGCATtgataaattcacttggaaaatCTGGAGAAGTAAAATTGGCATTTAAGGTCTTTGAAATAGCTAAATCCTTGGGGCATATGCCTGATACATACACATGGAATGCATTGCTTAATGGGTTATACAGGGCAAATCAATATGCAGATGCTATTCAGCTGTTTGAGAACATAAGAAGAGAACAAAGTTCTCAAATCAATGAGCATTTGTACAATACTGCTTTAATGTCATGCCAGAAGCTTGGTTTATGGGATAAAGCAGTTCAACTGTTGTGGCAGTTGGAAGCCTCTGAACTGACGGTTTCCACCACATCTTACAACCTTGTTATTGGTGCTTGTGAGGTTGCGAGAAAGCCGAAAGTTGCTTTACAAGTATACGAGCACATGGCTGAGCAGCAGTGTGCTCCAGACACATTTACCTATTTGTCAATAATAAGAAGTTGCATTTGGGCCTCTCTTTGGGATGAAGTTGAGGAAATTCTAGTG CAAGTAAAACCAGATGTTTCTCTTTACAATGCTGTGATTCATGGAATGTGCTTAAATGGTAAGGTTGAATCTGCTAAGAAGCTGTACATGAAAATGAGGAGGAGGGGTCTCAAACCTGATGGCAAGACACGGGCATTGATGCTTCAGAACCTAAGAAAGTTTCCAGTCAAACGAAGAAGGTACTATACTCGACCTAGACGATAG
- the LOC136208683 gene encoding uncharacterized protein isoform X3 has product MEEGEGREEVESNGEKAEEVKEGVASIALLPCGSISGHFVQLPQSICYGLHGTELSCERECSRGEDYRLIKLTIIDYTNGKEQDVIVECRGHDAARFQNIEHAHGWEVDVVAMAEQKQGQKKISVSFACETLKSDEAAEEHIRKFMPKLSGLDAVVPAFVDSSTLGK; this is encoded by the exons ATGG AGGAAGGAGAAGGAAGAGAGGAAGTTGAATCAAATGGAGAGAAAGCGGAGGAGGTGAAGGAAGGAGTAGCTTCCATAGCATTGTTACCATGTGGCTCCATCTCTGGCCATTTCGTCCAACTTCCGCAGTCCATTTGCTATGGACTTCATGGCACTG AGTTATCCTGTGAAAGGGAATGCAGTAGGGGTGAGGATTATCGCCTGATCAAGCTTACAATTATTGACTACACT AATGGGAAAGAACAAGACGTTATAGTTGAGTGCAGAGGCCATGATGCTGCTCGCTTCCAGAACATTGAACATGCTCATGG CTGGGAAGTGGATGTAGTAGCAATGGCAGAACAGAAGCAAGGGCAGAAAAAGATATCTGTTTCATTTGCATGTGAGACATTGAAATCTGATGAAGCTGCAGAAGAGCATATAAGGAAGTTCATGCCCAAATTATCCGGGCTAGATGCTGTTG TTCCTGCATTTGTTGATTCG TCAACATTGGGCAAATGA
- the LOC136208683 gene encoding uncharacterized protein isoform X1, producing the protein MEEGEGREEVESNGEKAEEVKEGVASIALLPCGSISGHFVQLPQSICYGLHGTELSCERECSRGEDYRLIKLTIIDYTNGKEQDVIVECRGHDAARFQNIEHAHGWEVDVVAMAEQKQGQKKISVSFACETLKSDEAAEEHIRKFMPKLSGLDAVDHAKVREYHFVGTQFLHLLIRQHWANEDFRIGL; encoded by the exons ATGG AGGAAGGAGAAGGAAGAGAGGAAGTTGAATCAAATGGAGAGAAAGCGGAGGAGGTGAAGGAAGGAGTAGCTTCCATAGCATTGTTACCATGTGGCTCCATCTCTGGCCATTTCGTCCAACTTCCGCAGTCCATTTGCTATGGACTTCATGGCACTG AGTTATCCTGTGAAAGGGAATGCAGTAGGGGTGAGGATTATCGCCTGATCAAGCTTACAATTATTGACTACACT AATGGGAAAGAACAAGACGTTATAGTTGAGTGCAGAGGCCATGATGCTGCTCGCTTCCAGAACATTGAACATGCTCATGG CTGGGAAGTGGATGTAGTAGCAATGGCAGAACAGAAGCAAGGGCAGAAAAAGATATCTGTTTCATTTGCATGTGAGACATTGAAATCTGATGAAGCTGCAGAAGAGCATATAAGGAAGTTCATGCCCAAATTATCCGGGCTAGATGCTGTTG ATCATGCCAAAGTACGTGAATATCATTTTGTTGGCACACAGTTCCTGCATTTGTTGATTCG TCAACATTGGGCAAATGAGGATTTCAGGATTGGACTTTGA
- the LOC136208683 gene encoding uncharacterized protein isoform X2 codes for MEEGEGREEVESNGEKAEEVKEGVASIALLPCGSISGHFVQLPQSICYGLHGTELSCERECSRGEDYRLIKLTIIDYTNGKEQDVIVECRGHDAARFQNIEHAHGWEVDVVAMAEQKQGQKKISVSFACETLKSDEAAEEHIRKFMPKLSGLDAVVNIGQMRISGLDFEADGKVA; via the exons ATGG AGGAAGGAGAAGGAAGAGAGGAAGTTGAATCAAATGGAGAGAAAGCGGAGGAGGTGAAGGAAGGAGTAGCTTCCATAGCATTGTTACCATGTGGCTCCATCTCTGGCCATTTCGTCCAACTTCCGCAGTCCATTTGCTATGGACTTCATGGCACTG AGTTATCCTGTGAAAGGGAATGCAGTAGGGGTGAGGATTATCGCCTGATCAAGCTTACAATTATTGACTACACT AATGGGAAAGAACAAGACGTTATAGTTGAGTGCAGAGGCCATGATGCTGCTCGCTTCCAGAACATTGAACATGCTCATGG CTGGGAAGTGGATGTAGTAGCAATGGCAGAACAGAAGCAAGGGCAGAAAAAGATATCTGTTTCATTTGCATGTGAGACATTGAAATCTGATGAAGCTGCAGAAGAGCATATAAGGAAGTTCATGCCCAAATTATCCGGGCTAGATGCTGTTG TCAACATTGGGCAAATGAGGATTTCAGGATTGGACTTTGAAGCTGATGGCAAAGTGGCATGA
- the LOC136208683 gene encoding uncharacterized protein isoform X4: protein MEEGEGREEVESNGEKAEEVKEGVASIALLPCGSISGHFVQLPQSICYGLHGTELSCERECSRGEDYRLIKLTIIDYTNGKEQDVIVECRGHDAARFQNIEHAHGWEVDVVAMAEQKQGQKKISVSFACETLKSDEAAEEHIRKFMPKLSGLDAVAH, encoded by the exons ATGG AGGAAGGAGAAGGAAGAGAGGAAGTTGAATCAAATGGAGAGAAAGCGGAGGAGGTGAAGGAAGGAGTAGCTTCCATAGCATTGTTACCATGTGGCTCCATCTCTGGCCATTTCGTCCAACTTCCGCAGTCCATTTGCTATGGACTTCATGGCACTG AGTTATCCTGTGAAAGGGAATGCAGTAGGGGTGAGGATTATCGCCTGATCAAGCTTACAATTATTGACTACACT AATGGGAAAGAACAAGACGTTATAGTTGAGTGCAGAGGCCATGATGCTGCTCGCTTCCAGAACATTGAACATGCTCATGG CTGGGAAGTGGATGTAGTAGCAATGGCAGAACAGAAGCAAGGGCAGAAAAAGATATCTGTTTCATTTGCATGTGAGACATTGAAATCTGATGAAGCTGCAGAAGAGCATATAAGGAAGTTCATGCCCAAATTATCCGGGCTAGATGCTGTTG CACATTGA
- the LOC136208661 gene encoding EID1-like F-box protein 2, producing MILTKQYRCIHSSSCQCTKGHLSQDVIFLVFQHLNWNPKSIATLSCVCKWFDDLAKRLLWKEFCRARAPKMMLDLQSSGSHSVDGNWRALGKLLIYCSGCTKGGLFNSIHIPGHFVFRTRFSRTSGKSFLLPQCRTDVLYVSDPCEHLDQGEEGDVGFFRGVFKSFPMSKVRKMLIKRKAKLHPTEVCPYCKAKLWSMLQAKMIPQSASCRLGSYEDCVEYYVCLNGHVLGICTLLPLSDSEEASELE from the coding sequence ATGATTTTAACTAAGCAATACCGTTGCATTCACTCATCAAGCTGTCAGTGCACAAAAGGGCATCTAAGTCAAGATGTAATCTTTTTAGTGTTTCAACATCTGAACTGGAATCCGAAATCGATCGCCACTCTATCATGTGTTTGCAAATGGTTTGATGATCTAGCTAAGCGATTGCTGTGGAAGGAGTTTTGTCGAGCAAGGGCTCCGAAGATGATGCTTGATCTGCAATCCAGCGGAAGTCACAGTGTTGATGGGAATTGGAGAGCTCTTGGAAAGTTGCTTATTTACTGCTCAGGATGTACAAAGGGGGGCCTGTTCAATAGTATTCATATCCCTGGTCATTTTGTTTTCAGGACTCGATTTTCTAGGACTTCGGGAAAGAGTTTTCTTTTGCCGCAATGCAGAACTGATGTTTTGTATGTTTCTGACCCTTGTGAACATCTTGACCAAGGGGAAGAAGGGGATGTGGGATTTTTCCGTGGAGTTTTCAAGTCATTCCCGATGTCAAAGGTCCGGAAGATGCTGATTAAAAGGAAAGCCAAGCTTCACCCAACAGAGGTGTGCCCTTATTGTAAGGCAAAGTTGTGGAGCATGCTGCAAGCCAAAATGATACCTCAGAGTGCCAGCTGCAGGCTAGGTTCCTACGAGGATTGTGTTGAATACTATGTATGCCTCAATGGACATGTGCTTGGAATCTGCACCCTCTTACCTTTGTCCGATTCAGAAGAGGCATCTGAGTTAGAGTGA